In Lautropia mirabilis, one DNA window encodes the following:
- a CDS encoding tripartite tricarboxylate transporter permease: MVVSQVLSQLGQGFGVAFAPMNLGFAALGAFFGTVVGLLPGLGPINGVAMLIPIAYAMNLPPETALILLAAVYVGAEYGGRIASILINVPGDAAAVMTTLDGYPLARQGMASVALSLSAWASFVGSLVAFFGIVALAPALAKWALAFGPAEYFVLMVFAFCCLTGLLGEDPVKGILATTIGLAISTVGVDANSGVYRFTFDVPHLADGIDFVVVVIGLFAITELLQMLERAVAGAAISVPPGDRKLFNLQELRFTWPTVMRSSLTGFGLGVLPGAGASVASAIAYANEKRIGERRGADAKFGRGDMRGLTAPESANNAAAIGSFIPMLTLGVPGSGTTAVMMGALTLYNITPGPVLFDAQPQLVWGLIASLAVANVILFIMNVPLVRVFASILAVPPWILMPGIVCVSFIGVYSINASTFDLLLMLGIGAVGYLLRKAGLPVAPLILGVVLGGMMEQNLRRALAISNGDVSILFSSPVTISFWVLAVAVFVLPALIRRWKAKRG, from the coding sequence ATGGTTGTGAGTCAGGTGCTTTCTCAACTGGGGCAGGGCTTCGGCGTGGCCTTTGCACCCATGAACCTGGGCTTTGCCGCCCTGGGCGCTTTCTTCGGTACGGTGGTGGGCCTGCTGCCAGGACTGGGGCCCATCAACGGGGTGGCCATGCTCATCCCCATCGCCTATGCCATGAACCTGCCGCCAGAGACCGCGCTGATCCTGCTGGCGGCCGTCTACGTGGGGGCGGAGTATGGTGGACGTATTGCCTCCATCCTCATCAACGTGCCGGGTGATGCCGCAGCGGTGATGACCACGCTCGACGGCTATCCGCTGGCGCGCCAGGGTATGGCCAGTGTGGCGCTGTCCCTGTCGGCCTGGGCGTCGTTCGTGGGGTCCTTGGTGGCGTTCTTCGGTATCGTGGCGCTGGCGCCGGCACTGGCGAAATGGGCACTGGCTTTCGGGCCGGCTGAATATTTCGTGCTGATGGTCTTTGCTTTCTGCTGTCTGACAGGGCTGCTGGGGGAGGATCCCGTCAAGGGCATCCTGGCCACTACCATCGGACTGGCCATCTCGACCGTGGGCGTGGATGCCAATTCCGGCGTGTATCGGTTCACCTTCGATGTGCCGCATCTGGCCGATGGCATCGACTTTGTGGTGGTGGTCATCGGTCTGTTCGCCATCACGGAATTGCTGCAGATGCTGGAACGGGCCGTCGCAGGGGCTGCCATCTCGGTTCCGCCAGGTGATCGCAAGCTCTTCAATCTGCAGGAACTGCGCTTTACCTGGCCCACCGTGATGCGAAGCAGTCTGACAGGCTTTGGCCTGGGGGTTCTGCCCGGGGCCGGGGCCAGCGTCGCTTCTGCCATTGCCTATGCCAACGAGAAACGCATTGGCGAGCGTCGAGGGGCAGATGCAAAGTTCGGTCGGGGTGACATGCGTGGGCTGACGGCCCCTGAGTCCGCCAACAATGCCGCGGCCATCGGCTCCTTCATTCCCATGCTGACGCTGGGCGTTCCCGGGTCGGGTACGACAGCGGTGATGATGGGCGCGCTGACGCTCTACAACATCACGCCGGGCCCGGTGCTTTTCGATGCGCAGCCCCAGCTGGTCTGGGGGTTGATCGCTTCGCTGGCCGTGGCCAACGTCATCCTGTTCATCATGAACGTGCCCCTGGTGCGGGTCTTTGCCAGCATTCTGGCCGTGCCACCCTGGATTCTGATGCCGGGTATCGTCTGCGTCAGTTTCATTGGGGTCTATTCGATCAATGCCTCGACCTTCGATTTGCTGCTCATGCTGGGGATCGGTGCTGTGGGATACCTGCTGCGCAAGGCGGGGTTGCCAGTTGCGCCGCTCATCCTGGGCGTGGTGCTGGGGGGGATGATGGAGCAGAACCTGCGTCGTGCGCTGGCCATCTCCAACGGTGACGTTTCGATCCTGTTCTCCAGTCCAGTCACGATATCGTTCTGGGTGCTGGCCGTCGCCGTGTTCGTGCTTCCTGCACTGATCCGCCGATGGAAAGCAAAACGGGGATGA
- a CDS encoding AbrB family transcriptional regulator, producing the protein MSAVAGSSGAAAWQPVARGLCIALLGAGLAVWMGTPLPWLLGPLFLTAATRVAGMPTRCPAPFNKFGRWVIGLSLGLYFSAEVMQSLGQHWGLILAGILYAQVLAVIGCWFYHRVGGLDVGTAWFSSAIGTASEIVNMAHRHGTRADHVATVHSVRVLLVVALVPFGVQWLGGDVSHLRGAVPDVNWSSLLPLMLGSLVSVWFFLRVRLPNAWLLGALLFVAAVNLLQLLPHTDLPRWVSWAGQLCIGWSFGDRYRPDFLRCAPRLLSAACVFTLASIALTVGLGEVLSPLVGLPAPSLILGLMPGGIAEMTLTARALELGVAMVTAMQVARMLSVVFSTPAIYRRFIQDREGDRASGAQESNPPV; encoded by the coding sequence ATGAGCGCTGTGGCCGGCTCATCCGGCGCAGCAGCCTGGCAGCCCGTCGCCCGCGGCCTCTGCATCGCCCTGCTGGGTGCCGGCCTGGCGGTCTGGATGGGCACCCCATTGCCCTGGCTGCTGGGGCCACTGTTTCTCACGGCGGCCACCCGGGTGGCCGGCATGCCCACCCGGTGCCCGGCGCCATTCAACAAGTTCGGGCGCTGGGTCATCGGGCTGTCGCTGGGACTGTACTTCTCCGCCGAGGTGATGCAGAGCCTGGGGCAGCACTGGGGGCTCATTCTTGCCGGCATCCTGTATGCCCAGGTGCTGGCGGTCATCGGCTGCTGGTTCTATCACCGCGTTGGTGGCCTGGATGTGGGGACGGCCTGGTTCTCGTCGGCCATCGGCACGGCCAGCGAGATCGTCAACATGGCGCATCGCCATGGCACCCGGGCAGACCATGTGGCCACGGTGCACAGCGTGCGGGTGCTGCTGGTGGTGGCGCTGGTGCCCTTCGGCGTGCAGTGGCTGGGCGGTGATGTCTCCCATCTTCGGGGGGCTGTTCCGGATGTGAACTGGAGCAGCCTGCTGCCGCTGATGCTGGGCAGTCTGGTTTCCGTCTGGTTCTTTCTGCGCGTGCGTCTGCCCAATGCGTGGCTGCTGGGGGCGCTGCTGTTCGTGGCGGCCGTGAATCTGCTTCAGCTGCTGCCGCATACCGATCTGCCGCGCTGGGTCTCGTGGGCCGGTCAGCTCTGCATCGGGTGGTCGTTCGGTGACCGGTACCGCCCGGATTTCCTGCGGTGTGCTCCCCGGCTGCTGTCGGCTGCCTGTGTCTTCACGCTGGCCAGCATCGCCTTGACGGTCGGGCTGGGCGAGGTCCTGTCGCCGCTGGTTGGACTGCCCGCTCCGTCGCTCATTCTGGGGCTGATGCCTGGCGGCATTGCCGAAATGACGCTGACGGCCCGCGCGCTGGAGCTGGGCGTGGCCATGGTCACCGCCATGCAGGTCGCTCGCATGCTGTCCGTGGTGTTCAGCACGCCAGCCATTTATCGTCGTTTCATCCAGGACAGGGAAGGGGATCGGGCTTCAGGCGCACAAGAAAGCAACCCGCCGGTTTGA
- a CDS encoding class 1 fructose-bisphosphatase, whose product MKKHISLTQYLVEVQRQKGLIPGELRLLLEVVARACKRISQAVGKGALNNNLGDVGTQNVQGETQKKLDVIANDTLLEANLWGGQLAAIASEEMDKPYTIPDRYPKGEFLLLFDPLDGSSNIDINSMVGTIFSVLRAPEGVEHVTEKDFLQPGAQQVAAGYAIYGPSTMLVLTVGDGVAAFTLDREIGAWYLTERNYRITPDTKEYAINASNSRHWYPPVKRYIDELLAGRTGPRGKDYNTRWIAALVAEIHRILNRGGVFMYPADQRNPSKPGHLRLLYEANPMAMLIEQAGGAATDGRQRILDIQPTGLHQRVPLFIGAREEVERVTSYHLQADQA is encoded by the coding sequence ATGAAGAAACACATCAGCCTCACCCAGTACCTGGTGGAGGTGCAGCGCCAGAAGGGGTTGATCCCCGGCGAGCTGCGCCTGCTGCTGGAAGTGGTGGCCCGCGCCTGCAAGCGCATCAGCCAGGCCGTCGGCAAAGGCGCCCTGAACAACAACCTGGGTGACGTGGGGACCCAGAACGTGCAGGGTGAGACCCAGAAGAAGCTGGACGTGATCGCCAACGACACGCTGCTGGAAGCCAATCTGTGGGGCGGGCAGCTGGCCGCCATCGCCTCCGAGGAAATGGACAAGCCCTACACCATTCCGGACCGCTATCCGAAGGGTGAATTCCTGCTGCTGTTCGACCCGCTGGATGGTTCCTCCAACATCGACATCAACTCGATGGTGGGCACGATCTTCTCGGTGCTGCGGGCGCCCGAAGGCGTGGAGCATGTCACCGAGAAGGACTTCCTGCAGCCCGGCGCGCAACAGGTTGCGGCCGGCTACGCCATCTACGGTCCCTCGACCATGCTGGTGCTGACCGTGGGCGACGGCGTGGCCGCCTTCACGCTGGACCGCGAGATCGGCGCCTGGTACCTGACCGAGCGGAACTACCGCATCACGCCGGACACGAAGGAATACGCCATCAACGCCTCCAACAGCCGGCACTGGTATCCGCCGGTCAAGCGCTACATCGACGAGCTGCTGGCCGGCAGGACCGGCCCGCGCGGCAAGGACTACAACACGCGCTGGATTGCCGCCCTGGTGGCCGAGATTCACCGCATCCTGAACCGGGGCGGTGTCTTCATGTACCCGGCCGACCAGCGCAACCCCAGCAAGCCCGGCCACCTGCGCCTGCTGTACGAAGCCAACCCGATGGCCATGCTGATCGAGCAGGCCGGCGGCGCGGCCACCGACGGTCGCCAGCGCATCCTGGACATCCAGCCCACCGGACTGCATCAGCGCGTTCCGCTGTTCATCGGCGCCCGCGAGGAAGTGGAACGGGTCACCTCCTACCACCTGCAGGCCGACCAGGCATGA
- the pepN gene encoding aminopeptidase N — MTFPAASQSAQPASVLPQPTVVRREDYREPDWLADGLVLHFALDAQDTVVTAACRYRRRPGAAADAPLRLDGEALETLGVAIDDQVLPQEAWVQDKGQLVLSNLPEHFTLHTQVRIHPSANLELSGLYATGSTLLTQCEAQGFRRITWFQDRPDVMTTYRVILQARRAQYPVLLSNGNLLAADAPAAAEARAALSVLPLPATDGDWHEAVWEDPFPKPCYLFALVAGNLAVNETRHRLASGREVLLQVWTEPEQIHRTDFALRSLEKAIAWDERRFGLELDLDRFMIVAAPDFNMGAMENKGLNIFNAKYVFADPFVATDTDFEWIESIIGHEYFHNWTGNRVTCRDWFQLTLKEGLTVFRDQEFTADQMAAGVDAQAAGSVRAVQRMGNVRVLRQVQFAEDAGPMRHPIRPDSYQAIDNFYTATVYEKGAEVIRMLQTLLGVDGFRRGMDLYFERHDGQAVTCEAFVAAMADANGRDLEQFLRWYATAGTPRLQVRSQYDAANKRLVLSLTQLLPDAEGHAMPAGERALHIPVDVALLARDSGQVQQHRLLELTASQQDFVFEGVESADARGPMLSLLRDFSAPVVVDHPYSDEDLAFLLRHDDNLFNRWEAGQQLAERALLQAIRQGDAQATLKALSGALAATLPDARLDDGLRQQFLMLPEEKRLAEQLEPLDPSLLRARRLAALRTLVQPLVPYLQDVVARQHWRANYSLAVPEVGQRALANTALQLLTLVGAEGAARQARAQFEGANNLTDRLGALQALVQCEPDDADWALARFEDIYRNETHVLDKWFAVQARMHGTHQPTLARVRQLMQHPGWNSQNPNKVRALLYTFFADNLAEFHRPDGEGYTLWRDEVLRLDRSNPQLAARMARTLDRHQRFVPVLARQMHAVLEHVAHEAQSPDVREVIAKELGAL; from the coding sequence ATGACTTTCCCTGCCGCTTCCCAGTCCGCTCAACCGGCCTCTGTCCTGCCCCAGCCCACCGTGGTACGAAGGGAAGACTACCGGGAGCCCGACTGGCTGGCGGATGGACTGGTGCTGCATTTCGCCCTGGACGCCCAGGACACGGTGGTGACGGCGGCATGCCGCTATCGTCGCCGCCCGGGCGCAGCGGCCGATGCCCCGCTGCGACTGGACGGCGAGGCGCTGGAAACCCTGGGCGTGGCCATTGACGACCAGGTGCTGCCGCAGGAAGCCTGGGTGCAGGACAAGGGCCAGCTGGTGCTGAGCAACCTGCCCGAGCACTTCACGCTGCATACCCAGGTGCGCATCCATCCGTCGGCCAATCTGGAGCTTTCCGGCCTGTATGCCACCGGCAGCACCCTGCTCACCCAGTGCGAGGCGCAGGGCTTCCGGCGCATCACCTGGTTCCAGGACCGGCCGGACGTGATGACCACCTACCGGGTGATCCTGCAGGCGCGCCGCGCTCAGTACCCGGTGCTGCTGTCCAACGGCAATCTGCTGGCGGCCGATGCGCCGGCAGCTGCCGAAGCGCGGGCCGCCCTGTCGGTGCTGCCGCTGCCGGCTACCGACGGCGACTGGCATGAGGCCGTCTGGGAAGACCCGTTCCCGAAACCCTGCTACCTCTTCGCGCTGGTGGCTGGCAATCTGGCCGTGAACGAGACCCGCCACCGGCTGGCCTCGGGACGCGAGGTGCTGCTGCAGGTCTGGACCGAGCCCGAGCAGATCCACCGTACCGACTTCGCGCTGCGCAGCCTGGAAAAGGCCATTGCCTGGGACGAACGCCGCTTCGGGCTGGAGCTGGACCTGGATCGCTTCATGATCGTGGCCGCGCCCGACTTCAACATGGGGGCGATGGAGAACAAGGGTCTGAACATCTTCAACGCCAAGTACGTGTTCGCCGACCCCTTCGTGGCCACCGACACCGACTTCGAGTGGATCGAATCGATCATCGGGCATGAGTACTTCCACAACTGGACCGGCAACCGCGTCACCTGCCGCGACTGGTTCCAGCTGACGCTGAAGGAAGGGCTGACGGTGTTCCGCGACCAGGAATTCACCGCCGACCAGATGGCCGCCGGCGTGGATGCCCAGGCCGCCGGCAGCGTGCGGGCCGTTCAGCGCATGGGCAACGTGCGGGTGCTGCGTCAGGTGCAGTTCGCCGAAGATGCCGGCCCGATGCGCCACCCCATCCGCCCGGACAGCTATCAGGCCATCGACAACTTCTACACCGCCACCGTCTACGAGAAAGGTGCGGAAGTCATCCGCATGCTGCAGACGCTGCTGGGCGTGGACGGCTTCCGGCGTGGCATGGACCTGTATTTCGAGCGCCATGACGGCCAGGCCGTGACCTGCGAGGCCTTCGTGGCCGCCATGGCCGATGCCAACGGACGTGACCTGGAACAGTTCCTGCGCTGGTATGCCACCGCCGGCACGCCCCGGCTGCAGGTGCGAAGCCAGTACGATGCCGCGAACAAACGGCTGGTGCTGTCGCTGACACAGCTTCTGCCGGACGCCGAGGGGCATGCGATGCCGGCTGGCGAGCGGGCGCTGCACATCCCGGTGGACGTGGCACTGCTGGCCCGCGACAGCGGCCAGGTGCAGCAGCACCGCCTGCTGGAGCTGACAGCCTCGCAGCAGGACTTCGTCTTCGAGGGCGTGGAAAGTGCCGACGCCCGGGGACCGATGCTGTCGCTGCTGCGGGATTTCTCGGCGCCGGTGGTGGTGGATCATCCCTACAGCGACGAGGACCTGGCCTTCCTGCTGCGCCACGACGACAACCTCTTCAACCGCTGGGAAGCCGGCCAGCAGCTGGCCGAACGTGCCCTGCTGCAGGCCATCCGCCAGGGCGATGCCCAGGCGACACTGAAGGCGCTGAGCGGCGCACTGGCTGCCACCCTGCCGGATGCGCGGCTGGATGACGGGCTGCGCCAGCAGTTCCTGATGCTGCCCGAAGAGAAGCGGCTGGCCGAACAGCTGGAGCCGCTGGATCCGTCCCTGCTGCGTGCCCGACGTCTGGCGGCGCTGCGCACCCTGGTGCAGCCGCTGGTGCCCTACCTGCAGGACGTGGTGGCCCGCCAGCACTGGCGAGCCAACTATTCGCTGGCCGTCCCCGAGGTGGGGCAGCGCGCCCTGGCCAACACGGCACTGCAGCTGCTCACCCTGGTGGGCGCCGAGGGTGCGGCACGCCAGGCACGCGCGCAGTTCGAGGGCGCCAACAACCTGACCGACCGGCTGGGCGCGCTGCAGGCCCTGGTGCAGTGCGAGCCGGATGATGCCGACTGGGCGCTGGCGCGCTTCGAGGACATCTACCGGAACGAGACCCACGTGCTGGACAAGTGGTTTGCCGTGCAGGCCCGCATGCACGGCACGCACCAGCCCACCCTGGCGCGGGTGCGCCAGCTGATGCAGCACCCGGGCTGGAACAGCCAGAACCCCAACAAGGTGCGCGCCCTGCTCTACACCTTCTTTGCCGACAACCTGGCCGAATTCCACCGCCCCGATGGCGAGGGCTACACGCTGTGGCGTGACGAGGTGCTGCGACTGGACCGCAGCAACCCGCAGCTGGCCGCCCGGATGGCACGCACACTCGACCGCCACCAGCGCTTCGTGCCGGTGCTGGCGCGGCAGATGCACGCCGTGCTGGAACACGTGGCCCACGAGGCCCAGTCGCCCGACGTGCGTGAAGTGATTGCCAAGGAGTTGGGTGCCCTCTGA
- a CDS encoding S8 family serine peptidase, protein MRRTHIAQALALGFSSLLLSACGGGGSTEHDTPSASHLAQQDPATSGHGLQGETGQAPVATTLAQASPPAVQPVATPAPAPVVTPAPIAAPVAVATPTPVVAPEPVTRPAPAVNPAPVTAPAPVVTPPPAVKPTPVATPAPVVTPAPVVTPTPVAPLPPVTNPAPAPKPNPVATPSPVPPASPTTGGTTPPGKPATGGVTPPAPVTAPVASPTPAPTTGTPPVATPAPVKPVNSGNNGGGNQNARPAPPEMVSWTGCSLKYYRPQGQPEIRTGADPLKPQQWHLKNLGSIEGKRYTRIKAGQDLNVENAWNSGLNGDGIRVAVVDDGLDMTHPDLRPNIVDGSHNYRRQSLGENRYSNRIAGHKDWPVPCTEDDSHGTSVAGIIAARDYNGIGGTGIAPRASLVGYNLLAFGDERNILDALSRDIDKNHISNNSWGPNDDGQLNKPASGWTAFNDALAKGLNKGRNGLGVLYVFSGGNGAWEGDYSSADSATSSRGVITVCAVDAAGERSPYSERGANLTVCAPSGRSTTPATAPEITTTAVKDKYTEDFGGTSAAAPMVSGVAALMLQANPRLTWRDVPLILARTARQVDASKGGWSELRSPLAGVTGHDVLRYSHHYGFGVVDAEAATRLARSWQSVGGSAEQRKCGPFLMNVSKPIPEASTVTQQQADSTPASMDDGSAEEQYFEALTELANNLDYNKAPTGGLSSTISVPANCNLQHIEHIDVNLTVTGDNGRGEHPNAGDLQIALASPLGKVSTLLPPHPCTEKDEDGELKILACQGLQDFTFGVRRHLEEPVAAGANRNWTLSVADRVQGGTGQLKNWSITFYGR, encoded by the coding sequence ATGCGCAGAACGCACATTGCCCAGGCCCTGGCCCTTGGATTCTCTTCCCTGCTGCTGAGCGCATGCGGCGGCGGCGGAAGCACCGAACACGACACACCATCGGCGAGCCACCTGGCACAGCAGGATCCGGCCACATCCGGCCACGGCCTGCAGGGAGAAACCGGACAGGCACCCGTGGCCACGACGCTTGCCCAGGCATCGCCCCCGGCCGTCCAGCCCGTCGCCACGCCGGCACCGGCCCCTGTTGTCACGCCGGCCCCCATCGCCGCACCAGTAGCCGTTGCCACGCCCACTCCCGTCGTAGCACCCGAGCCTGTCACCAGACCGGCGCCTGCTGTCAATCCGGCTCCCGTCACCGCGCCGGCTCCTGTCGTCACACCGCCCCCCGCGGTCAAGCCGACTCCCGTCGCCACGCCGGCTCCTGTCGTTACGCCGGCTCCTGTCGTTACGCCGACACCGGTCGCCCCCCTGCCTCCCGTGACGAACCCGGCCCCCGCGCCCAAACCGAATCCGGTGGCAACGCCCTCACCCGTGCCACCCGCCAGCCCCACCACCGGTGGCACCACGCCGCCCGGCAAACCTGCTACGGGTGGCGTCACGCCGCCGGCGCCGGTCACGGCACCCGTTGCATCGCCCACCCCTGCCCCGACGACGGGTACTCCACCCGTTGCCACGCCGGCTCCCGTGAAGCCGGTCAACAGTGGCAACAACGGCGGCGGCAACCAGAACGCACGCCCCGCGCCGCCTGAAATGGTCAGCTGGACGGGATGCTCGCTGAAATACTATCGACCGCAGGGGCAGCCCGAGATCAGGACCGGGGCCGATCCGCTCAAGCCCCAGCAGTGGCACCTGAAGAACCTGGGCAGCATCGAAGGCAAGCGTTACACGCGCATCAAGGCCGGCCAGGACCTGAATGTGGAGAACGCCTGGAATAGCGGTCTCAATGGCGATGGCATCCGCGTGGCCGTGGTCGATGACGGCCTGGACATGACGCACCCGGATCTGCGGCCGAACATCGTCGACGGCAGCCACAACTACCGCCGCCAGTCGCTGGGCGAGAACCGATACAGCAACCGGATCGCCGGCCACAAGGACTGGCCGGTTCCCTGCACGGAAGACGATTCACACGGGACCTCGGTGGCGGGCATCATCGCGGCACGGGACTACAACGGCATCGGCGGCACGGGCATTGCACCGCGTGCCAGCCTGGTGGGCTACAACCTGCTAGCCTTCGGGGATGAGCGCAACATCCTCGACGCCCTGTCGCGCGACATCGACAAGAACCACATCTCCAACAACAGCTGGGGTCCGAACGACGACGGCCAGCTCAACAAACCCGCCAGCGGCTGGACGGCATTCAACGACGCCCTGGCCAAGGGACTGAACAAGGGTCGCAACGGACTGGGTGTCCTGTATGTCTTCTCGGGTGGCAACGGGGCCTGGGAGGGGGACTATTCCTCGGCCGATTCCGCCACCAGTTCGCGAGGCGTCATCACCGTCTGTGCCGTCGACGCCGCCGGCGAACGCTCGCCCTACAGTGAACGCGGCGCAAACCTGACGGTCTGTGCACCGTCCGGGCGCAGCACGACACCGGCCACGGCCCCCGAAATCACCACCACCGCCGTGAAGGACAAGTACACGGAAGACTTCGGCGGAACCTCGGCCGCTGCTCCGATGGTTTCTGGCGTGGCGGCGCTGATGTTGCAGGCCAACCCCAGGCTCACCTGGCGTGACGTGCCGCTGATCCTGGCCCGTACCGCGCGGCAAGTGGATGCCTCCAAAGGGGGATGGAGCGAACTGCGCAGCCCGCTGGCAGGCGTCACCGGCCACGATGTGCTGCGCTACAGCCACCACTACGGCTTCGGCGTAGTGGATGCCGAGGCCGCCACCCGACTGGCCCGCAGCTGGCAGAGCGTGGGCGGCAGCGCCGAACAGCGCAAATGCGGCCCCTTCCTCATGAACGTGAGCAAGCCCATTCCCGAAGCGTCGACGGTTACACAGCAGCAGGCCGACAGCACACCAGCCTCGATGGATGATGGTTCGGCCGAAGAGCAGTACTTCGAGGCGCTGACAGAACTGGCCAACAACCTGGACTACAACAAGGCTCCCACCGGCGGGCTGTCCTCGACGATCTCTGTGCCGGCCAACTGTAACCTGCAGCACATCGAGCACATCGACGTGAACCTGACGGTGACCGGCGACAACGGCCGGGGTGAGCATCCCAATGCAGGCGACCTGCAGATCGCACTGGCCAGCCCGCTGGGCAAGGTCAGCACCCTGCTGCCGCCTCACCCCTGCACCGAGAAGGATGAGGACGGCGAGCTGAAGATCCTGGCCTGTCAGGGGCTGCAGGACTTCACCTTCGGCGTGCGCCGACACCTGGAAGAGCCGGTAGCCGCCGGTGCCAACCGCAACTGGACCCTGTCGGTAGCCGACCGCGTGCAAGGTGGCACCGGACAACTGAAGAACTGGAGCATCACCTTCTACGGGCGATAG